In Paenibacillus stellifer, the DNA window ACCTGGAGACTTCGTTCTCGGCGCTGGCCGGACCGACGCTGCGCGATATCGGCATCGGCATTGTCATTATTCTCCTGCTGTATGCTCTCTCGAAAGCGAGTATGATCGCGGCGTTTGTGTTGGCGGCCGTGCTGGCCGTGTTCCACCTGGCCAATGTCGAGTATATTTATGCGCTGGACCATGTGGTGAATCTGAAGGACATTACGATGGCGTCGGATTCGGAGTTTCTGACCGGCACGCTGTTCCATATCAGCTTTCCGGTATATTCGCTGGTGATTGCGGCTTCGCTGCTGGGGTCGGTCTTTTTTCTCCGCAAAATCCGGATATTTCCGCTTCCCAAGCGAAGATACGGCCTGATCGCGGCAGCCGGTCTGCTGATCGTCTATCTCATTATTGCGATCAACTCCACCGGGGACTGGAAGAGCGGCACCTTCGTGTCGGCCTCCATCAGCAATTCGGTCGCGCTGCTGACGTTCAACGCCGATGATCTGACGGATTACCCGCCCGACATTGAAGAGAAGATCAATACAACTCAGCAGCTCAAGGACGGCGAATACCTGCTGAATAACCATACCGGCAAAAAGAATATTTTGATGGTCGTCATGGAAGGCATACCCGGAGCCTACTCCCCCGCCAACCAGGACTATCTGGAGCTGCCGAATGACATTAAGATGACCAGCCTGGACAAGATCAAGGATCACAGTCTGATCCTGCCGAATTACATTACGCACAACAACCAGACGATCCGGGGTATGTACTCGCTCATCAGCGGGGACTATGACAAGATGGACGCCTCGACACCGAAAGCATATGAATATTTGCAAAAGGATTCGAATTACCGGGAGGAACTGCTGCCAAAGCTGCTGAAGAATAGAGGCTACAATACGGCTTTCATTCAGGCGGCTCCACTGGAGTACATGTCCAAGGGCGACTTTATGACGGCGGCGGGCTTTGACACGATTATCGGGGGAGAGAGCTTCAAGAACCCTTATATTCCTTTCGGCTGGGGGCCGGACGACAAGAGCTTTTTCGAGCAGTCGCGGCAATTCATTAATGAGCTGAACAGCAAGGGCGAGCCGTGGTTCGCCACAATGCTGACGGTCGGCACACATCATCCTTACGCCGTTACGGACGCTTATGCGGAGAAGTACCCGAGCCGCAAGGCGGCAGCCGTTGCGTACTTGGACGAGGCGCTGTCCGATTTCATTGACTATATCGACCATTCAAGCTTCGCCAAGGATACGCTCGTGCTGTTCGTGTCGGATGAATCGCATGGCGTGAATAATCAGACGTACGGCTCGAACTGGGGCATCTTTGCGGCGTATTCGCCGGACATCGACGGCCAGATTATCAATGACGGCGTGTATGGACAAAAGGATGTTCTGCTGTCGCTGCTGGATTACGCCGACCCGGACCTGGATGCCTATACGGTTGGCCGGAGTGTATTCCGCAAGTATACCGAGGATTCGCCGATTCTGTTCGCCTCTCATTATAACGGGGATGTGTTCTATTCGACGAAGAAAGGGACCGTCTATCAGGTGGACAACAGCGGGCAGCTGTACAGCCTGACCTCAAGCAACGGTGAGCTGTTCAGTACGGATTACGACCGGACTTCGCTGAATGACGACGAGCTCAAGAAGAAGATTCTGACCTACAAGAACTATGTGGACAAATCATCGGCCAACGACCAGCGGATTGTGGTCACGAAGGATAAAGACATTCCGCTGAAGCTGAACAGCGAGACGGTTGTAACGGACGGCCAGTTCGTGACGGTGCCGGCTGAGTCCTACGTCGATATCACGGTCGATTATGACGCATCCTCCATGTCGGCGGACGACTGGATGATTCTGCGGTTCGCGGATTACAGCGGCCACAGCAGCTCCCGCATCATCGACAAGGCAAGCAGCAGCGGCACGATGACCTTCCGGTTCTACAATGAAAAAGTGAGCTACGGCTACGCCTTCAACCTGAAGACGGATTTCCGTTCCAAAGCCGTCTCGTCCTTCGGCAAGTCGGTCAAGTTCAACAGCATCACGATCTCGTTCTCCAAAACACTGCCGGAATCAAGCCCGACGCCGAGCGCGTTTGGGCTACCGGCTACATTGAATCCCTCCCAGGCGACGGAAGCGGGAGCTTCGGCAGGGACGGGTGCTGCCTCTGCCCTGCCGGGAAGCACAGGCTCTGGATCGCCGGCAGCGACGCCAGCTTCATCACCAACTGCATCGCCTGCACCGTCTTCCTCGACCGGTGCTGGTTCGGCGGAACGGGTGAGCACGATTGTCGATCTTGATGCGGAGAATAAGTAGCTGCTAGAAGATGGCGGACGGATTAAATACAGCATCATAAAGAGTTACAGACCCAAGGGTGTAGTTCAAGGCCCTTGGGTCTTTTTTTCGACAATATCCTATGCGTTCTCGGTAATTGACGGTGTAATGGTGCCGGGTCCGTTAGACATTAAGATTAGGAATAACAATATACATTGTGATATAAAAAGGGTATGAAAAATCCTATGAGACAGGGGTCTCATAGGATTTTTTGGCGTCACAGAAACTTCCTGAGCACCTTTTTACCGTCATAGGAGAACAGCGCCTTCTTGTCTTCCACCACCGTCTCCAGATGAACGGTCTTGCCCCACAGCGTGAAGATATGCGGGAGCGTGCGCTCCAGATACTTCAGATCCAGCTCGATCCCTTCATAACCGTGTGCGATGTAGAGTTCTCCATTACGCTCGAAGTCGCCATCCTTAACGACTAGGTATGGGGAACCGCCGTTGATGCGGGCCTGGACCAGCTGGTCCCGGACATTCTCCCAGGCTTTGTCGGTGATCTTCCATTCCGGACCTTTCTTCTCGAAGACGTAGAGGTCGAGATCCTCAACAAGCTCCTTGGTCATATAGCTGCGAATGAATGAAATATCCGAATCCAGCTCCCGGACCTCGAACAGCTTCTCCCGGTCCCAGCGGCGCTCGATATCCTCCAGAATCTTGAGGCCGAGGTAATAAGGGTTCAGGCTCTGGCGGGAAGGCTGCACGACAGAAGAGTTCAGCTTCGCGAACTCGATCGTCTCCTCGGGAGTAAGGTCCAGCTCGCGCATAATGCGCTGATGCCAGTACGAAGCCCAGCCTTCATTCATGATCTTCGTCTCCATCTGCGGCCAGAAATAGAGCATTTCGTCCCGCAGCATCGTCATGATGTCGCGCTGCCAGTCTTCGAGGCAGTTGGAATACTGCTGGATGAACCAGACGACATCCTTCTCCGGCTCAGGCGGAAAAGCTTTGTATCCACCCGGCTGCGTCGCCGGCTTCGGCTTGGCGGCCGGATCGTCCTGGCCGATCCCCCAGAGATCGTCGAAAGGACCGGGCTTAGGTTCAATGCGCTTCTTCCCGCTCTGCTCGTTCTGACGCTCCCGTTCATAGTAGCTCTTGACAGGCCGGGCTTGCTGGATCAGGCTGGGGTCGATATGCTCCTGGATGGACAGCACGGCATCGATGAAGCTCTCCACCGTATCCATGCCGTACCTGACGGAATACTCGGCGATCCGGTCGGCCGTGGCCGACATGCTCTCGACCATATCGCGGTTCGTCTGGGAGAAGCGGGCATTGTTCTTGAAGAAATCGCAGTGAGCGAGCACGTGGGCGACGATCAGTTTGTTCTGGACGAGCGAATTTCCATCGAGCAGAAAGGCGTAGCACGGATTGGAGTTAATCACCAGCTCATAGATTTTACTGAGCCCGAAATCATACTGGGATTTCATTTTATGAAAAGTCTTCCCGAAGCTCCAATGGCCGAAGCGCGTCGGCATGCCGTACGCGCCGAAGGTGTAGATAATGTCGGCGGGGCAAATTTCGTAGCGCATAGGGTAGAAATCGAGGCCGAATCCTTTGGCAATCTCGGTGATCTCGGCTATCGCCCGTTCGAGCGCCTGTATTTCATCGCTGGGCATGAATGAGCCCATCTCCTTTCCGGCTGTGTCTTAAGCGGCTTACCAGATGTATATGCCGGAGGCGGGGGGATTTTGCCTCGGGGGAGATAATCAAAAATAGCAAGAAGATAGCGCGAAGACGCCCAATGTTCCCTGACAGTCGATTGCTAGCTGCATCGTATGTCAATCATTAGACGCATGAAAGCCGCCCCCTAAACGGCGGCGGCTCATACGGTAACGATGGTGCCTATCAGGCGTTGCCGGATACGACGGTGAGTGGATAACCGGCGTCACGGTAGACGGCAGCCTCATCCTCGTCGAGACGGCTATCGGTCACGATTTCGTCGAATTTGTCGAGGCTGGCGATGATGGCGAGCGAATTGTAGCTGAACTTCGTAGAGTCGGCCAGCAGTATGCTTTTCCCGGCGGCGTTCATCGCAGACTGGCGGGCACCGACAAGGACGGGCGACCAGGCCATTGCGCCTTTGGCGTGCGAGACGGCTTCGCATGTCAGGAACGCGACATCTACCGTCAGCGAGCCGAGCATTTTCTCCGTGTAAAAGCCGTCCAGGCTTCCGGCCCATTTGCTGAGCCGTCCGCCCGTACAGTAGACATCGAAACTGCCGAAGCGCTCCTCATTCGAGAGCAGCAGGGCGGTATGCAAATCCCGCGTAATGATTTTTAGCCCTCGAAAGGACTCTAGTTCCTCCACCATAGCGGCAACCGTCGTCCCCGC includes these proteins:
- a CDS encoding LTA synthase family protein translates to MKKLLYTLPSLIFIFGLAYGRILLYGQKDLETSFSALAGPTLRDIGIGIVIILLLYALSKASMIAAFVLAAVLAVFHLANVEYIYALDHVVNLKDITMASDSEFLTGTLFHISFPVYSLVIAASLLGSVFFLRKIRIFPLPKRRYGLIAAAGLLIVYLIIAINSTGDWKSGTFVSASISNSVALLTFNADDLTDYPPDIEEKINTTQQLKDGEYLLNNHTGKKNILMVVMEGIPGAYSPANQDYLELPNDIKMTSLDKIKDHSLILPNYITHNNQTIRGMYSLISGDYDKMDASTPKAYEYLQKDSNYREELLPKLLKNRGYNTAFIQAAPLEYMSKGDFMTAAGFDTIIGGESFKNPYIPFGWGPDDKSFFEQSRQFINELNSKGEPWFATMLTVGTHHPYAVTDAYAEKYPSRKAAAVAYLDEALSDFIDYIDHSSFAKDTLVLFVSDESHGVNNQTYGSNWGIFAAYSPDIDGQIINDGVYGQKDVLLSLLDYADPDLDAYTVGRSVFRKYTEDSPILFASHYNGDVFYSTKKGTVYQVDNSGQLYSLTSSNGELFSTDYDRTSLNDDELKKKILTYKNYVDKSSANDQRIVVTKDKDIPLKLNSETVVTDGQFVTVPAESYVDITVDYDASSMSADDWMILRFADYSGHSSSRIIDKASSSGTMTFRFYNEKVSYGYAFNLKTDFRSKAVSSFGKSVKFNSITISFSKTLPESSPTPSAFGLPATLNPSQATEAGASAGTGAASALPGSTGSGSPAATPASSPTASPAPSSSTGAGSAERVSTIVDLDAENK
- a CDS encoding DeoR/GlpR family DNA-binding transcription regulator → MLMGTRRHEIMKILDERPQVTIIELAEKFNVSQMTIRRDLDLLQSEGKIKRSHGGAVKVQRFMGSNYTQRASEHQAEKHSIAKEAIKHIRDGMSIILDAGTTVAAMVEELESFRGLKIITRDLHTALLLSNEERFGSFDVYCTGGRLSKWAGSLDGFYTEKMLGSLTVDVAFLTCEAVSHAKGAMAWSPVLVGARQSAMNAAGKSILLADSTKFSYNSLAIIASLDKFDEIVTDSRLDEDEAAVYRDAGYPLTVVSGNA
- a CDS encoding SpoVR family protein, with product MPSDEIQALERAIAEITEIAKGFGLDFYPMRYEICPADIIYTFGAYGMPTRFGHWSFGKTFHKMKSQYDFGLSKIYELVINSNPCYAFLLDGNSLVQNKLIVAHVLAHCDFFKNNARFSQTNRDMVESMSATADRIAEYSVRYGMDTVESFIDAVLSIQEHIDPSLIQQARPVKSYYERERQNEQSGKKRIEPKPGPFDDLWGIGQDDPAAKPKPATQPGGYKAFPPEPEKDVVWFIQQYSNCLEDWQRDIMTMLRDEMLYFWPQMETKIMNEGWASYWHQRIMRELDLTPEETIEFAKLNSSVVQPSRQSLNPYYLGLKILEDIERRWDREKLFEVRELDSDISFIRSYMTKELVEDLDLYVFEKKGPEWKITDKAWENVRDQLVQARINGGSPYLVVKDGDFERNGELYIAHGYEGIELDLKYLERTLPHIFTLWGKTVHLETVVEDKKALFSYDGKKVLRKFL